The following coding sequences are from one Lipingzhangella halophila window:
- a CDS encoding SDR family oxidoreductase produces the protein MTRTWLITGVSSGFGRKLAEQLLSRGECVAGTARRLEAVADLTADYPDAFNVWHLDVTDTPRIREVVDDAHERFGRLDVVVSNAGYGLFGAAEEATDEQVRHQIDTNLVGSIQLLRAVLPHLRADGGGRILQLSSVGGHTAGPGGTLYQATKWGIEGFTEALAAEVAPFNISVTIVEPGGARTSFAGGSLRLPPKLDAYDISPASDVRQALEAGVDAPGDPARIATAMINSVDQVPAPLRLPLGSDSWTPIVSALESRLEDLRARKDVALSVESAD, from the coding sequence ATGACTCGTACATGGCTTATCACCGGAGTGAGCAGCGGATTCGGCCGTAAGCTCGCTGAGCAGCTGCTGTCGCGGGGGGAGTGTGTGGCGGGCACCGCTCGCCGTCTGGAGGCAGTGGCCGACCTCACCGCCGACTACCCCGACGCGTTCAACGTGTGGCACCTCGATGTGACTGATACGCCCCGCATTCGGGAAGTCGTGGATGACGCGCACGAGCGTTTCGGACGACTGGATGTGGTCGTGAGCAACGCCGGCTACGGCTTGTTCGGCGCGGCTGAGGAGGCCACGGACGAACAGGTTCGGCACCAGATCGACACGAACCTGGTCGGCTCAATCCAGCTCCTCCGCGCCGTGCTCCCGCACCTCCGCGCCGACGGCGGGGGGCGCATCCTGCAACTTTCCTCGGTGGGCGGCCACACGGCGGGACCTGGCGGCACCCTCTACCAAGCCACCAAATGGGGCATCGAGGGCTTTACGGAGGCCCTCGCCGCAGAGGTTGCCCCGTTCAACATCAGTGTCACCATCGTCGAGCCGGGTGGCGCCCGCACCAGCTTCGCGGGCGGTAGCCTGCGCCTGCCTCCCAAGCTGGACGCCTACGACATCTCCCCGGCCTCCGACGTCCGCCAGGCTCTGGAAGCCGGTGTCGACGCTCCCGGCGATCCCGCCCGGATAGCTACGGCCATGATCAACAGCGTGGACCAGGTTCCCGCCCCGCTGAGGCTGCCGCTGGGCAGCGACTCATGGACCCCGATCGTCAGCGCGTTGGAAAGTCGGCTGGAAGACCTGCGGGCGCGCAAGGACGTTGCCCTGTCGGTCGAATCGGCTGACTGA
- a CDS encoding putative quinol monooxygenase → MDSPQDRAAPTAETQPSVRTALIVAGRVFVPARDIETFVAEAQATYPIAAANPGNVLISFCVDDAAAGAVTVLEQWTSQEALDRHLATPEVMAFFAKWSPYMRNEVRKYDTLNERDPRA, encoded by the coding sequence ATGGATTCCCCTCAGGACAGGGCGGCCCCCACCGCGGAGACGCAACCGTCTGTGCGGACGGCACTCATCGTCGCCGGCCGGGTTTTCGTTCCCGCCAGGGACATCGAGACGTTCGTGGCCGAGGCGCAGGCGACCTATCCGATCGCTGCGGCGAACCCGGGCAACGTGCTGATCTCGTTCTGCGTGGACGACGCAGCGGCCGGAGCCGTCACGGTACTCGAGCAGTGGACGTCCCAGGAGGCGCTCGACCGACACCTCGCTACACCGGAGGTCATGGCGTTCTTCGCCAAATGGAGTCCCTACATGCGCAATGAAGTGCGCAAGTACGACACGCTCAACGAGAGAGATCCACGGGCCTGA
- a CDS encoding FAD-dependent monooxygenase, which yields MQKRALVVGLGIAGMSAAIGLRQAGWTPVIVERAPERRKGGYFVGLMPEGRQAAVDLGIAGYLHTRNPPDGGKAWSLTRRGNREPGVGFLHQPGDPAAVVRGDIEAALWRSTCGDTTGEPIDVRFATAPVEIDDTGGDVRVLFEDAGTGAQHRENFDLVVGADGLRSRVRRMVFGPHEDYMTKWDAMICVFQLQEQVPSFAETDSIISARAGRAVWVFGFADRPPTVLLTYRTEDTRRQFTGSAIQRLRTVFSEMDDPAVRHALAALEKTPEFLFDSVHQVKMPRWSNGRVALLGDAAWCPNLYSGMGATAALRGGAELGRALLESPDDLDAALTGWESRLRPFIRKHQRIARLKQQMFVPSSRPVEALRSVVLRLACTARERRLAKARARTSA from the coding sequence GTGCAGAAGCGGGCATTGGTCGTCGGGCTGGGGATCGCGGGCATGTCCGCTGCGATCGGGCTGCGGCAAGCCGGCTGGACACCGGTGATCGTCGAACGGGCCCCGGAACGGCGAAAAGGTGGTTACTTCGTCGGCCTGATGCCGGAGGGCAGGCAGGCGGCCGTCGACCTCGGTATCGCCGGCTACCTGCACACCCGCAATCCGCCCGACGGCGGGAAGGCGTGGTCGCTGACCCGGCGCGGGAACCGTGAGCCGGGCGTGGGATTCCTGCACCAGCCGGGTGACCCCGCGGCAGTGGTCCGCGGCGACATCGAAGCCGCTCTCTGGCGGAGCACCTGCGGGGACACGACGGGCGAGCCCATCGACGTGCGGTTCGCGACGGCACCCGTCGAGATCGACGACACCGGCGGCGACGTGCGGGTGCTGTTCGAGGACGCCGGTACCGGCGCGCAGCACCGCGAGAACTTCGACCTGGTCGTCGGCGCCGACGGGCTGCGATCGCGCGTGCGCCGCATGGTCTTCGGCCCGCACGAGGACTACATGACGAAGTGGGACGCGATGATCTGCGTGTTCCAGCTCCAGGAACAGGTGCCGTCCTTCGCCGAGACGGACAGCATCATCAGTGCCCGCGCGGGCCGTGCGGTGTGGGTGTTCGGGTTCGCCGACCGGCCCCCCACCGTCCTGCTGACCTACCGCACCGAAGACACCCGGAGGCAGTTCACTGGATCCGCGATCCAGCGCCTGCGCACGGTTTTCTCCGAGATGGACGACCCCGCGGTGCGGCACGCCTTGGCGGCCCTGGAAAAGACGCCGGAGTTCCTGTTCGACTCGGTGCACCAGGTGAAGATGCCCCGGTGGAGCAACGGACGGGTCGCCCTGTTGGGCGACGCGGCGTGGTGTCCGAACCTCTACTCGGGAATGGGAGCCACAGCCGCCCTCCGAGGTGGCGCCGAGCTCGGCAGGGCACTGCTGGAGTCCCCGGACGACCTCGACGCCGCCCTGACCGGCTGGGAGTCACGGTTGCGCCCGTTCATCAGGAAGCACCAGCGAATCGCACGGTTGAAGCAGCAGATGTTCGTGCCGTCGAGCCGTCCCGTCGAGGCGCTTCGCTCGGTGGTCCTGCGCCTCGCGTGCACAGCGCGGGAGCGGAGGTTGGCGAAGGCCCGTGCCAGGACATCGGCATGA
- a CDS encoding methyltransferase domain-containing protein, which produces MTATTIDEQRVQQCVERLFGAYVESMLVLMIDLANRTGLLDALAEAPGTSAEVADRAGLTERYTRECLGALVTGGLVEYDPAAERYTLPPEHALCLTGGGATNVAPVSRVPTLLAHYVADAATVVRDGGGIPYERFRPEFTTVMDGLSRATFDQHLVESILSAANGLTTDLHRGIRVADIGCGTGHSTVVLAREFPESVFVGYDLSDDALATGRAEAAEAGITNVRFENLDIARIPDDPPFHAIVGFDVIHDQANPAGVLRRVHRALVPGGVFLMMDIKASSRLENNIANPLGPLLYSVSTLHCMTVSLAQGGAGLGTVWGEELARQMLADAGFADVTVHEVPDDPLNQVYVARAATA; this is translated from the coding sequence ATGACAGCGACGACGATCGACGAGCAGCGGGTCCAGCAGTGCGTCGAGCGCTTGTTCGGGGCGTACGTGGAGAGCATGCTCGTGCTGATGATCGACCTGGCCAACCGGACCGGCTTGCTGGACGCACTGGCCGAGGCCCCCGGGACCAGTGCGGAGGTGGCCGACCGGGCGGGTCTCACCGAGCGCTACACGCGCGAGTGCCTCGGCGCGCTGGTGACCGGGGGCCTCGTCGAATACGATCCCGCCGCCGAGCGGTACACGCTTCCGCCCGAGCACGCCCTGTGCCTCACCGGGGGTGGAGCGACGAACGTGGCCCCGGTGAGCCGGGTGCCGACGCTGCTCGCCCACTACGTCGCCGACGCGGCGACCGTGGTCCGCGACGGCGGCGGCATCCCCTACGAGCGGTTCCGGCCGGAATTCACCACGGTCATGGACGGACTCTCCCGCGCGACGTTCGACCAGCATCTCGTCGAATCCATCCTGTCGGCCGCCAACGGTCTGACCACCGACCTCCATCGCGGAATCCGCGTCGCCGACATCGGCTGCGGAACCGGCCACAGCACCGTCGTCCTTGCGCGCGAGTTCCCGGAGTCGGTCTTCGTCGGTTACGACTTGAGCGACGACGCACTAGCCACCGGACGCGCCGAGGCCGCCGAGGCCGGGATCACGAACGTCCGGTTCGAAAACCTCGACATCGCCCGGATCCCGGACGACCCGCCGTTCCACGCGATCGTCGGCTTCGACGTCATCCACGACCAGGCCAACCCGGCCGGCGTCCTCCGGCGGGTGCACCGCGCGCTCGTACCGGGCGGGGTGTTCCTGATGATGGACATCAAGGCCTCCAGCCGACTTGAGAACAACATCGCCAATCCGCTGGGGCCGCTCCTGTACTCAGTGAGTACGCTGCACTGCATGACCGTCTCGCTCGCCCAGGGCGGCGCCGGGCTCGGCACGGTGTGGGGCGAGGAGCTGGCCCGGCAGATGCTCGCCGATGCCGGCTTCGCGGACGTTACCGTCCACGAGGTGCCGGACGACCCGCTGAACCAGGTCTACGTGGCGCGTGCGGCGACCGCGTGA
- a CDS encoding NAD-dependent epimerase/dehydratase family protein, which yields MPKTVLVTGGTGWIASQTIIELLGRGYDVRATVRDLSREKAVRSRTEPHVDAGDRLSFVAAELRNDAGWEEAMRGCGSVIHMAAPLGTQGADDLATMVDVAREGTLRVLKAAVTKSPTEPVPGGHWHTSAGGGCCAGPAGATCVTSPYHSSIVRTRANEVLLVRGPCVIPGRAACRAAGPGTRRLWSVSRFDRQGNVLARPQVFQPTFQRADDRGP from the coding sequence ATGCCGAAGACCGTCCTGGTCACGGGAGGAACCGGCTGGATCGCTTCCCAGACCATCATCGAGCTGCTCGGACGCGGCTACGACGTCCGCGCCACAGTCCGGGACCTGAGCCGCGAGAAGGCCGTGCGCTCCCGAACCGAGCCCCACGTCGACGCCGGAGACCGGCTTTCCTTCGTCGCCGCCGAGCTGAGGAATGACGCCGGTTGGGAGGAGGCCATGCGCGGCTGCGGGAGCGTCATCCACATGGCGGCGCCCCTGGGAACCCAGGGCGCCGATGACCTCGCCACGATGGTCGACGTCGCCCGCGAGGGAACGCTGCGGGTGCTAAAAGCGGCCGTCACGAAATCCCCGACAGAGCCAGTTCCCGGTGGTCACTGGCATACAAGCGCTGGAGGGGGCTGCTGTGCTGGACCGGCGGGTGCCACGTGTGTGACAAGCCCTTACCACAGCAGCATCGTCCGGACACGAGCTAACGAAGTACTACTGGTAAGAGGGCCATGTGTGATCCCCGGGCGCGCCGCGTGCCGGGCCGCTGGGCCTGGCACGCGGCGCTTGTGGTCAGTCAGCCGATTCGACCGACAGGGCAACGTCCTTGCGCGCCCGCAGGTCTTCCAGCCGACTTTCCAACGCGCTGACGATCGGGGTCCATGA
- a CDS encoding DUF2637 domain-containing protein, which translates to MHTSPVSRWTTVATVCLLAAIAAVVSYAHMFELTLRHGELAWRAGLFPLSVDGMIVAASMALLSDARQGRRGGVLPWKIA; encoded by the coding sequence ATGCACACCTCACCCGTCTCGCGGTGGACCACCGTCGCGACCGTCTGTCTGCTGGCCGCGATCGCCGCGGTCGTCTCCTACGCCCACATGTTCGAACTCACGCTGCGCCACGGTGAGCTCGCCTGGCGCGCCGGCCTGTTCCCGCTGTCGGTCGACGGCATGATCGTCGCCGCCTCCATGGCATTACTCAGTGACGCCCGCCAGGGAAGGCGCGGGGGAGTGCTGCCGTGGAAGATCGCATGA
- a CDS encoding TetR/AcrR family transcriptional regulator C-terminal domain-containing protein yields the protein MAKGITRERIVAAALELLNDKGMDALTVRALASRLDVAAPALYWHVRNKQELLDEMSTVVMRRVTDALSGIPPGESWRDDVAAYARVLRSEYLLHRDGARIFSGTRISDPEVVKAKEPWLARLTAAGFTLAEADDALDLVTAFVVGFVIEEQERDQSAGPDPDRYSLAERDAWLGDGAELVKAAGHLRDDGDRRFERQLGAVLDGLAARLRR from the coding sequence GTGGCAAAGGGCATCACGCGGGAGCGGATCGTGGCGGCGGCGCTCGAGCTGCTCAACGACAAGGGCATGGACGCTCTCACCGTCCGCGCGCTCGCTTCCCGGCTCGACGTAGCGGCCCCCGCGCTGTACTGGCACGTCCGCAATAAGCAGGAACTGCTCGACGAGATGAGCACGGTCGTCATGCGCCGCGTCACCGACGCGCTCTCGGGGATCCCTCCCGGGGAGAGCTGGCGTGACGACGTAGCCGCCTACGCCCGCGTCCTGCGCTCGGAGTACCTGCTCCACCGGGACGGGGCGCGCATCTTCAGCGGCACGCGGATCTCCGATCCGGAAGTGGTGAAGGCGAAGGAGCCCTGGCTCGCGCGCTTGACAGCGGCCGGATTCACGCTCGCCGAGGCGGACGACGCCCTCGACCTGGTCACCGCGTTCGTGGTCGGCTTCGTCATCGAGGAACAGGAGCGGGACCAGTCGGCCGGCCCCGACCCGGACCGTTATTCGCTCGCCGAGCGTGACGCGTGGCTGGGCGACGGTGCCGAACTGGTCAAGGCCGCCGGGCACCTCCGCGACGACGGTGACCGAAGGTTCGAACGACAGCTCGGCGCCGTTCTCGACGGGCTCGCGGCCCGCCTGCGCCGCTGA
- a CDS encoding MmyB family transcriptional regulator: MPDALARVLLLDDVERDHLFRLVAARPRPHGRRRDERVPERLRHLLVALQVPAFIEGRAFDVLASSPLAVALSPCLRPGENRLRSLLLDPEEQGLPHRLG, from the coding sequence GTGCCCGACGCGCTTGCCCGGGTCCTGCTCCTGGACGACGTCGAACGGGACCATTTGTTCCGCCTGGTGGCCGCACGGCCGAGGCCCCATGGGCGCCGGCGAGACGAGCGCGTCCCCGAACGGCTTCGGCACCTGCTGGTTGCCTTACAGGTGCCCGCGTTTATCGAAGGACGCGCGTTCGACGTGCTCGCGTCCAGTCCGTTAGCTGTGGCACTCTCCCCTTGCCTGCGCCCGGGCGAGAACCGTCTGCGCTCGCTTCTGCTCGACCCCGAGGAACAAGGACTTCCACACCGATTGGGATAG
- a CDS encoding helix-turn-helix domain-containing protein, giving the protein MDQNRIGEFLRAKRDQTRPEDAGLTITSHRRVPGLRRDEVALLAGISTEYYTRLEQGRDRHPSAQVLDAVARALTLDAGATAHLHTLADPAPRQRRRARSRSERVRPGLAQLINTWHDTPAYIEGRYLDILAANPIAIALSPVFAPGSNVLRSVLLDPDAREAFPDWEGAVAGLVALLRSTTGADLDTPRLTELVGELSLKSDLFRRLWARHDVRPHPGHGPYRIDHPQVGDLRMEFDKFAVTGAEEQQLVIYHAEPGTESAEKLALLASLSPGNADTPAFAQSGPRRRNGC; this is encoded by the coding sequence GTGGACCAGAACAGGATCGGAGAGTTCCTGCGCGCCAAGCGGGACCAGACCCGGCCCGAAGACGCAGGCCTGACCATCACCAGCCATCGGCGGGTGCCCGGCTTGCGCCGCGACGAGGTAGCGCTCCTGGCGGGAATCAGCACCGAGTACTACACCCGCCTGGAACAAGGCCGCGATCGGCACCCCTCTGCTCAGGTTCTCGACGCCGTGGCCCGCGCCCTCACCCTCGACGCCGGGGCCACCGCCCACCTGCACACCCTCGCAGACCCGGCGCCCCGCCAGCGGCGGCGTGCACGGAGCCGGAGCGAGCGAGTTCGCCCCGGCCTCGCCCAGTTGATCAACACCTGGCACGACACTCCCGCCTACATCGAAGGCCGGTACCTCGACATTCTTGCCGCGAACCCGATCGCGATCGCGCTCTCCCCCGTCTTCGCCCCAGGGTCCAACGTGCTGCGTTCGGTGCTGCTCGACCCCGATGCCCGTGAGGCCTTTCCCGACTGGGAGGGCGCCGTGGCCGGTCTGGTCGCCCTCTTGCGCAGTACAACGGGTGCCGACCTCGACACACCGCGACTGACAGAACTGGTCGGCGAACTGAGCCTCAAGAGCGACCTGTTCCGGCGCCTGTGGGCGCGCCACGACGTACGTCCCCACCCCGGCCACGGTCCCTACCGCATCGACCATCCGCAGGTCGGCGACTTGCGGATGGAGTTCGACAAGTTCGCCGTCACGGGCGCCGAAGAGCAACAGCTGGTCATCTACCACGCCGAACCGGGAACCGAATCCGCGGAGAAACTCGCCCTCCTCGCCTCCCTCTCGCCCGGGAACGCTGATACGCCCGCTTTTGCACAGTCCGGACCGCGCCGGCGCAACGGCTGCTGA
- a CDS encoding SDR family NAD(P)-dependent oxidoreductase — MSEHSHSETSAPNSSWALVTGSTSGIGHATAVGLAEDGYSVIVTGRDRDRAAETRRSIEAAGGRAIDLVADLGDSAAVRDLVAQMHDAMDGPLDILVHNAGGGGFAPTESTPEEAYDAAFNLHAKAPFILTGAFAPAMAERGRGAIVNMGSLSTSMAAAGTAAFQASKAALSMMTKSWTAEYGPRGVRVNSVDPGFILTPANEGIRDMYGTYLASLPAGRGGNPEDVANAVRFLVSPKASYINGVTLTVDGGKTAVVPM; from the coding sequence ATGAGCGAGCACAGCCACTCGGAGACCTCCGCGCCAAACTCTTCGTGGGCACTGGTGACTGGTTCGACAAGTGGGATCGGTCACGCGACGGCGGTCGGCCTGGCCGAGGACGGGTACTCGGTCATCGTCACGGGTCGCGATCGAGACCGGGCCGCCGAGACGCGCCGATCCATCGAGGCCGCAGGCGGCCGCGCGATCGATCTGGTCGCCGACCTCGGCGATTCCGCAGCGGTGCGCGATCTGGTGGCGCAGATGCACGACGCCATGGACGGCCCGCTCGACATCCTGGTGCACAACGCCGGCGGCGGAGGTTTCGCGCCGACGGAGTCCACTCCGGAGGAGGCGTACGACGCGGCCTTCAACCTCCACGCCAAGGCGCCGTTCATCCTGACGGGCGCCTTCGCTCCGGCGATGGCCGAGCGCGGTCGAGGGGCCATCGTCAACATGGGGAGCTTGAGCACCTCGATGGCCGCTGCCGGCACGGCCGCCTTCCAGGCCTCGAAGGCGGCGCTCTCCATGATGACCAAGTCGTGGACGGCGGAATACGGCCCCCGAGGGGTGCGGGTCAACTCCGTCGATCCCGGCTTCATCCTCACCCCGGCGAACGAGGGCATCCGCGACATGTACGGGACCTACCTCGCCTCGCTGCCCGCCGGACGTGGCGGAAACCCCGAAGACGTCGCGAACGCTGTCCGGTTCCTCGTGTCACCCAAGGCGTCCTACATCAACGGCGTGACGCTGACTGTGGACGGCGGAAAGACCGCGGTCGTGCCTATGTGA
- a CDS encoding helix-turn-helix transcriptional regulator: MGWSLRQIQLAMQAAGTTPRELIREERLVLARDRLTIQAYRGTPIFELAHRTGFGSASAFSTAFRQRFGVTPRELRRAHCAETDAGDLTRCLGARPPPRR, from the coding sequence CTGGGGTGGTCGCTGCGCCAGATCCAACTGGCGATGCAGGCAGCGGGAACCACTCCACGTGAGCTGATCAGAGAAGAACGGCTCGTCCTGGCACGCGACCGGCTCACCATCCAGGCCTACCGCGGCACGCCCATCTTCGAACTCGCTCACCGCACGGGGTTCGGTTCGGCCAGCGCGTTCAGTACCGCGTTCCGGCAACGGTTCGGAGTCACTCCCCGTGAGCTACGCCGCGCGCACTGTGCCGAGACCGACGCTGGCGACCTCACGCGGTGCCTCGGCGCCCGGCCGCCGCCGCGACGTTGA
- a CDS encoding 3'-5' exonuclease, translating to MSRAVLSILSLSYEQGSRLDDVIEDALDAFGTELAVDGDPIRALKRLSELDAVRILTIHKCKELEFQKVVVLGVEKDLFWSDSAKSEFFVAVSRAKDEIAVTHVGFRALPSSSVKVWWENRTVHDHFLSYALK from the coding sequence TTGTCGCGCGCTGTCCTAAGCATTCTCTCGCTGTCCTACGAGCAAGGCTCGCGTCTTGATGATGTCATCGAAGACGCGCTGGATGCATTCGGTACAGAGCTCGCGGTCGATGGGGATCCGATCCGAGCGCTGAAGCGGCTGAGTGAACTCGATGCCGTGAGGATCCTGACTATCCACAAGTGCAAGGAGCTGGAGTTCCAGAAGGTGGTTGTCCTGGGCGTCGAAAAGGATCTTTTCTGGAGCGATTCAGCGAAATCGGAGTTCTTCGTGGCCGTCTCTCGGGCCAAGGACGAGATTGCCGTGACACACGTGGGCTTCCGGGCACTACCGAGTTCGTCCGTGAAGGTGTGGTGGGAGAACCGCACTGTCCACGATCATTTTCTGTCCTATGCCCTCAAGTAG
- a CDS encoding LuxR family transcriptional regulator produces the protein MEAPLEQAREAYADFRWNDAYAQFRAAREAGGLGIDDLAALADAAWWLGRNDESLTLAEQVYRGHLQHEDAARAAQLAVEVGFLWLLRGEPTIGSGWISRATRLLDDVPECGAHGYLRYLEAAEALDQGRLADALDAAQYMRQVADRCDDRTLYAGGLVTEGIAVVKQGRVGAGLAVLDEAMLPVRAGEVAPKWVGNLYCQLMSLFIEMADVRRARDWTAATERWCDRHSSPAMFAGVCRVHRAQLLRLAGAWRDAEQHAAQACRDLADMNVGVVAEGHYVLGELCRLRDDLAGAQAAYDRADELGRDPQPGRALLRLAQGRGDAAARELRTALSGTDQPLGRAPLLSAQVDVAAATGDADLARRAAGELGDVADTYGTAGLVAAARQAGGTARLVMGEAERALPLLRDAMRRWRALDARYDAARVRCLLARALHALGDGDAAVRESATASAVFAELGAAGAAGDFVTPPEADAAGEGVLPGGLSPREAEVLTCVAAGLANRRIAGALAISERTVERHLANIFRKLGVASRTEAAGYAFEHGLVHPRGS, from the coding sequence GTGGAGGCCCCGCTCGAACAGGCACGCGAAGCCTATGCCGACTTTCGCTGGAACGATGCCTATGCGCAGTTCCGCGCCGCGCGGGAGGCCGGGGGACTCGGTATCGACGACCTGGCCGCGCTGGCCGACGCGGCGTGGTGGCTGGGCCGCAACGACGAGTCCCTGACGCTGGCGGAGCAGGTATACCGTGGCCACCTGCAGCACGAGGATGCAGCCCGAGCCGCGCAACTCGCCGTGGAGGTCGGCTTCCTCTGGCTGCTCCGGGGCGAGCCGACCATCGGCTCGGGGTGGATCAGTCGCGCCACCCGCCTGCTCGACGACGTGCCCGAGTGCGGGGCACACGGTTACCTGCGCTACCTCGAGGCTGCCGAAGCGCTGGACCAGGGCAGGCTCGCGGACGCGCTCGACGCGGCCCAGTACATGCGCCAGGTGGCCGACCGGTGCGACGATCGCACACTGTACGCGGGCGGACTCGTCACCGAGGGCATCGCCGTCGTCAAGCAGGGGCGTGTCGGCGCGGGCTTGGCGGTACTCGACGAGGCGATGCTGCCAGTACGCGCGGGAGAGGTCGCCCCCAAATGGGTGGGCAACCTGTACTGCCAGCTGATGAGCCTGTTCATCGAAATGGCCGACGTCCGCCGTGCCCGCGACTGGACCGCTGCGACGGAGCGCTGGTGCGACAGGCACAGCAGCCCCGCGATGTTCGCCGGCGTCTGCCGAGTGCACCGCGCGCAGCTGCTACGCCTCGCCGGGGCGTGGCGCGACGCCGAGCAGCACGCGGCGCAGGCGTGCCGAGACCTCGCCGATATGAACGTCGGTGTGGTCGCGGAGGGCCACTACGTACTCGGAGAGCTGTGTCGACTCCGTGACGACCTCGCCGGTGCGCAGGCCGCCTACGATCGGGCGGACGAGCTCGGCCGGGATCCGCAGCCGGGCCGGGCTCTGCTGCGGCTCGCCCAAGGGCGCGGCGATGCGGCCGCCAGGGAGCTTCGCACCGCCCTGTCCGGCACGGACCAGCCGCTCGGTCGGGCGCCGTTGCTCAGCGCACAGGTCGATGTCGCGGCGGCCACCGGAGACGCCGACCTGGCTCGCCGAGCCGCCGGTGAGCTGGGGGACGTCGCCGACACCTACGGCACGGCCGGTCTGGTGGCCGCCGCGCGGCAGGCCGGGGGAACGGCACGACTGGTCATGGGCGAGGCGGAGCGCGCCCTGCCACTGCTGCGGGACGCGATGCGCCGGTGGCGCGCACTGGACGCCCGATACGACGCGGCGCGAGTCCGGTGCCTGCTCGCGCGAGCGCTCCACGCCCTAGGCGACGGAGACGCGGCGGTGCGCGAGAGCGCCACGGCGTCAGCGGTGTTCGCGGAATTGGGTGCGGCGGGCGCGGCGGGTGATTTCGTCACGCCGCCCGAGGCCGACGCCGCAGGCGAGGGCGTGCTTCCCGGCGGTCTGTCGCCGCGGGAGGCCGAGGTGCTCACATGCGTGGCGGCGGGCCTTGCGAACCGCAGGATCGCTGGCGCACTGGCGATCAGCGAGCGGACGGTCGAACGTCACCTTGCCAACATCTTCCGCAAGCTCGGCGTCGCGTCGCGCACCGAAGCGGCAGGCTACGCGTTCGAGCACGGGCTGGTCCACCCGCGCGGCTCTTAG
- a CDS encoding AMP-binding protein, which translates to MTETALHEARGVYGDILLQIYGQNEGAPLTYLPPDDHLAEGGRWLRSAGKPTPNARITVVDEEGAPCPRRSRRGRRRDPERVCVDLCFYQRSCGAFGPGDTTPGSSVTGGPVMPSRRPGAPLRDRSKR; encoded by the coding sequence ATGACCGAGACCGCGCTGCACGAGGCCAGGGGCGTTTACGGGGACATCCTGCTGCAGATCTACGGGCAGAACGAGGGAGCCCCGCTGACGTACCTCCCGCCCGACGATCACCTCGCGGAGGGCGGCCGCTGGCTGCGTTCGGCCGGTAAGCCGACCCCGAATGCGCGAATCACCGTCGTCGACGAGGAAGGCGCGCCTTGCCCAAGGAGAAGTCGGCGAGGTCGCCGTCGCGACCCCGAACGCGTTTGTGTCGATCTGTGCTTCTATCAGCGGTCATGCGGTGCCTTCGGACCCGGTGACACCACCCCCGGATCATCGGTTACAGGGGGGCCAGTCATGCCGAGCCGAAGGCCGGGAGCCCCATTGCGGGACCGTTCTAAAAGGTAA
- a CDS encoding MmyB family transcriptional regulator, translating to MWHSPLACARARTVCARFCSTPRNKDFHTDWDSATAGFVAAFRGSIGDDTDDARSVELVDELSQASERFRALWARHDIGRLEGGTTTINHPVVGPVRFNRDKLPVGDPILVVYYPDDDSDAAEKLRMLASLSNAAPSDQAQLSAPPPSTLSGPAAPSRQAES from the coding sequence CTGTGGCACTCTCCCCTTGCCTGCGCCCGGGCGAGAACCGTCTGCGCTCGCTTCTGCTCGACCCCGAGGAACAAGGACTTCCACACCGATTGGGATAGCGCGACTGCGGGTTTTGTCGCGGCGTTCCGCGGCTCCATCGGAGACGACACTGACGATGCGAGGAGCGTCGAACTCGTCGACGAGCTCTCGCAGGCCAGCGAGCGCTTCCGGGCACTGTGGGCACGCCATGACATTGGTCGGCTCGAGGGCGGAACCACGACCATCAACCACCCGGTCGTCGGCCCGGTGAGATTCAACCGCGACAAGCTTCCTGTCGGTGACCCCATCCTCGTCGTGTACTACCCCGACGATGACAGTGATGCCGCGGAGAAGCTCCGCATGCTCGCATCGCTCTCGAACGCCGCGCCCTCCGACCAGGCACAGCTCTCCGCGCCCCCGCCCAGCACGCTGAGTGGTCCGGCCGCACCGAGTAGGCAAGCGGAATCGTGA